A genomic stretch from Neodiprion fabricii isolate iyNeoFabr1 chromosome 3, iyNeoFabr1.1, whole genome shotgun sequence includes:
- the LOC124177836 gene encoding putative uncharacterized protein DDB_G0294196 isoform X2 codes for MENPRVPETIPSPSVDPLPIPSTISQIDLLKIMSQQQEAAERQQQQLLQLLLDQQEQRKREQEQQLEQRRREQEQQLEQRRLDREAQERSETSLHELFRTTVAALQAVHQVNGSGEPAVTPRGSRVVTPLLSPVPSPVPVSAVRQVRHPGRIQDVRDSSFCEHFFRLFDTALSFQSSPIPEDDWWFYFEEGRRNNSDKIVSFLLNTYSIYFIQVFSQIHLVNLNCYTITHICPSKTLG; via the exons ATGGAGAATCCGCGGGTCCCTGAAACAATTCCATCGCCTTCAGTGGACCCTCTTCCAATTCCTTCGACAATCTCTCAAATTGATCTGCTGAAGATCATGTCTCAACAGCAAGAGGCTGCTGAGCGCCAACAACAGCAACTTCTTCAGCTGCTTCTTGATCAACAAGAGCagcgaaaaagagaacaagaacaacag tTGGAACAGCGAAGAAGAGAACAGGAACAACAGCTGGAACAGCGCAGGCTTGATAGAGAAGCACAAGAACGATCCGAAACTAGTCTACACGAACTGTtccggacgactgtggcaGCTCTTCAGGCTGTTCATCAGGTGAATGGCTCAGGAGAACCGGCTGTCACTCCACGAGGTTCCAGAGTCGTTACGCCGCTTCTCTCTCCTGTTCCTTCTCCTGTTCCCGTTTCCGCTGTTCGACAGGTCCGACATCCAGGACGAATCCAGGATGTTCGAGattcaag tttttgtgagcactttttcaggttatttgacaCAGCCCTTTCCTTCCAATCTTCCCCaattcctgaggatgactggtggttttattttgaagaaggacgcagaaataattcagataagatcgtttcttttcttttgaatacatattcaatttattttattcaagtattctcccaaattcacttagtgaatttgaattgttataccatcactcacatttgtccttccaaaactctagggtga
- the LOC124177836 gene encoding uncharacterized protein DDB_G0274935-like isoform X1 yields the protein MENPRVPETIPSPSVDPLPIPSTISQIDLLKIMSQQQEAAERQQQQLLQLLLDQQEQRKREQEQQLEQRKREQEQQLEQRRREQEQQLEQRRLDREAQERSETSLHELFRTTVAALQAVHQVNGSGEPAVTPRGSRVVTPLLSPVPSPVPVSAVRQVRHPGRIQDVRDSSFCEHFFRLFDTALSFQSSPIPEDDWWFYFEEGRRNNSDKIVSFLLNTYSIYFIQVFSQIHLVNLNCYTITHICPSKTLG from the exons ATGGAGAATCCGCGGGTCCCTGAAACAATTCCATCGCCTTCAGTGGACCCTCTTCCAATTCCTTCGACAATCTCTCAAATTGATCTGCTGAAGATCATGTCTCAACAGCAAGAGGCTGCTGAGCGCCAACAACAGCAACTTCTTCAGCTGCTTCTTGATCAACAAGAGCagcgaaaaagagaacaagaacaacagtTGGAACagcgaaaaagagaacaagaacaacagtTGGAACAGCGAAGAAGAGAACAGGAACAACAGCTGGAACAGCGCAGGCTTGATAGAGAAGCACAAGAACGATCCGAAACTAGTCTACACGAACTGTtccggacgactgtggcaGCTCTTCAGGCTGTTCATCAGGTGAATGGCTCAGGAGAACCGGCTGTCACTCCACGAGGTTCCAGAGTCGTTACGCCGCTTCTCTCTCCTGTTCCTTCTCCTGTTCCCGTTTCCGCTGTTCGACAGGTCCGACATCCAGGACGAATCCAGGATGTTCGAGattcaag tttttgtgagcactttttcaggttatttgacaCAGCCCTTTCCTTCCAATCTTCCCCaattcctgaggatgactggtggttttattttgaagaaggacgcagaaataattcagataagatcgtttcttttcttttgaatacatattcaatttattttattcaagtattctcccaaattcacttagtgaatttgaattgttataccatcactcacatttgtccttccaaaactctagggtga